From one Trifolium pratense cultivar HEN17-A07 linkage group LG1, ARS_RC_1.1, whole genome shotgun sequence genomic stretch:
- the LOC123899666 gene encoding uncharacterized protein LOC123899666 isoform X2, whose product MSIATNVFTTVFAVKSHLLKTYLEFENKNTYHKCGASRYKEREVPKSKRKVSCKAMKKRMSDLAQSLGMPPGFGDGLK is encoded by the exons ATGTCAATCGCAACAAACGTTTTCACGACCGTTTTTGCCGTCAAATCGCACCTCCTCAAAACCTATTTG GAGTTTGAGAATAAAAACACATATCATAAGTGTGGTGCTTCTAGGTATAAAGAACGCGAGGTTCCAAAATCTAAGAGAAAAGTATCTTGCAAG GCCATGAAAAAAAGGATGAGTGATCTTGCTCAAAGCTTAGGAATGCCACCGGGGTTTGGTGATGGGTTGAAGTGA
- the LOC123899666 gene encoding uncharacterized protein LOC123899666 isoform X1, producing the protein MVRAMLSFNILLQLLIELLPENSCLPSTFQDFKFIIKYLDISYEKINVCPNDCILYRKEFENKNTYHKCGASRYKEREVPKSKRKVSCKAMKKRMSDLAQSLGMPPGFGDGLK; encoded by the exons ATGGTTAGAGCAATGTTGTCTTTTAATATCTTGTTACAACTTCTAATAGAATTGCTTCCTGAAAACTCTTGTCTACCATCAACTTTCCAAGATTTCAAGTTTATCATTAAGTACTTAGATATTAGTTATGAGAAAATTAATGTTTGTCCTAATGACTGTATCCTATATCGGAAGGAGTTTGAGAATAAAAACACATATCATAAGTGTGGTGCTTCTAGGTATAAAGAACGCGAGGTTCCAAAATCTAAGAGAAAAGTATCTTGCAAG GCCATGAAAAAAAGGATGAGTGATCTTGCTCAAAGCTTAGGAATGCCACCGGGGTTTGGTGATGGGTTGAAGTGA